The Colias croceus chromosome 19, ilColCroc2.1 genome contains the following window.
CTGCTTCTGTttgaaaaccaaaaaaagtaagaaaaagaGTCTCATTGCAGGATGTATAACAAATCTTGGAATATTTGCGATACTCTTAATATACACATTGGTAGGGGCTTTTATATTTCTGGCTATCGAAGGTAGCGCTGCCAAAATACATCAAAAAACATTGGCAACGACGTCTTATCAGgctaatgaaaataaaaagccgTTGCCGATAGCTAAAGTTAATAATAGTATTGCACAAGTGACCGCTGAACTCAGGTCACAAACTGTTGAAAGTATATGGGAGATAACAGTGTCCCTAAACATATTGTACAAAGAAAATTGGACAAGACTCGCTGCTCAAGAAATAGCAAGGTTTCAAGATAAATTAGTTGCTCGAGTGACGGCTGATGTAACGGAACAGTATGGCGGAGCCAGGGTTTTGGAGTCCGCACCTGCGCTTGTCGCAGACGACTACGAATGGAATTTTTCCAAGGCATTTTTGTATTCATTAACTGTCCTGACAACTATAGGTgagcaatttttattatttgttacataATAGGATAAGttacttgtattttttttcaatattagcCTAAGAGGAGGATGATCACATACTAATgatataatgatttaaaaaatttgcactatttaaaatatattatttgtttaaggtTATGGGAGCGTTGCACCAAAGACAGCATTGGGTAAAGTGGTGACAATTGGTTATGCTGTTATAGGAATACCATTAACACTTCTATATTTATCGGTTGTAGGCGCATTGCTGTCTAGATTTGCCCGCAGTATATTTAGCAGGGCTTTATGTTGTTGTATATGTGTCAAATGTGGATATTGTTGTCTCGATGAAAGCACAATTACAAACAAAGATCGCAAGGAGAAAGTGCGGCGACCAGAAGATTTTCGGACACAAACATTGCATCTTCAAGAACCTTATTATGTTCGATCCCCTTCTGGCACAATCATTTCTGCGTCACAAGCTAATAGCCTGAGTACCACATCAATAAAAGATAAACCGGTCGGTTTAAACTTTCTCCGAGATTGTGATTCGATGAGTTGCACGGATACAGACTCGAAAATATCACTTAGAGGATTTTCTATTCTAGCTCCGATTTCATTGTGTCTCGCtgcaatatttacttatatatttttcggGGCGCTGGTTTTGTATCAACTGGAAGGCTGGAGTCCAGTAGACGGTGTATACTTTTGTTTCATGAGTCTAAGTACTATTGGATTTGGTCACTTGGCACCTGGAGTAACTCAAAGAAACGGTGCTTCTTCAGGGACTGTTTGGTTTTGTTCTATTTACATCATCACTGGACTTGCGTTGACTGCAATGTGCTTTAACGTCTTACATGATGAAATTGTTCATAGACTGAGACACCATGAAAAGATTATGAAGGCAACTCAAAAAGTTTTGACGCCGGAATTTCTGCAGCGTTCCTGACGGGATGAAAGTGGAAACTTGACTGATGAATCGATGCTTTCTTCAGAAGGGGATATGTTACCAGAAGTTTTACAACACGTTACTAGAACTAATTATAACGGTGGTGCAATTCGTCGCTCTGTGTATACTGTGAAAGAGGAGCCGGAATGAGAAACTTTTCGGTTAATCAAAGGTTTTGATAAACAATTTGATAGTTTTGTTTTAAGACTCTtagcgaatcgtttttgtaaattgcattttatcatttaaaagtAATGAGAAGGACTGACgtataactattattattaactaagcAGATAGTGCcaaactattaaatattatttatatattatatataacagtataataatattatgtataaattgaatattaatctCAAAAGTGAGATTGAAGTCTACACGTAAGAATTCACTTAGtagaaatatttgttttataataattgtgtaaATGATTATGGAATTGagttatgtatgtttttagaTACTatggatattatattattgtgtattaaataaatttttatctcATCGTCATATAAGAATGTACTtacacttatttattattaacaggTTCTTTGGCTATGTAAagaagttatttttttcaatcaaaCCTGAATTATTATAGGAATTGATTTAATGTGTTCTTATAAATCTGTTAGTGTAAAAGGGTTAAAATAGATGCGTTAGTTGAGAGCGAGtgtggtttttattaattaatgactAAAGTCATTTTGTGCAATTGAAAGAcacgtaaaaataataaaactttttaaaagtgTCATGTGttctttatttcattttcaacatttataggtatttttaataagccTTTGCACTCTTTGGTCacgataatattttgtaatatcttttaatttcacataaaactatttttgtcAATAAGAAAAGATTGAATTATGTAGCTACACATCAATGTAATATTGTGCAAAGACCACACTATGAATATTTGATGAGAAACTTGGAAAATTATAACAGATAATGTTgagaaaaacattttaaatatattttctattctcaAGATGCTAAAATACTAAGAGCATAGTAAGATAACGTAAATAGCTGGTAATATTCAAGCCACGATAGTTCTATTCTGCATTCAACTGTATGTAATGTCTTTCTAACTGTTGCTACTTTTGGTTATTGCCTACTTTCTTTAATGTTTAGATATTACTGTA
Protein-coding sequences here:
- the LOC123700332 gene encoding potassium channel subfamily K member 18-like yields the protein MDKTKKKNHSNGKYKKNSKSDHSDDVVTTCCFCLKTKKSKKKSLIAGCITNLGIFAILLIYTLVGAFIFLAIEGSAAKIHQKTLATTSYQANENKKPLPIAKVNNSIAQVTAELRSQTVESIWEITVSLNILYKENWTRLAAQEIARFQDKLVARVTADVTEQYGGARVLESAPALVADDYEWNFSKAFLYSLTVLTTIGYGSVAPKTALGKVVTIGYAVIGIPLTLLYLSVVGALLSRFARSIFSRALCCCICVKCGYCCLDESTITNKDRKEKVRRPEDFRTQTLHLQEPYYVRSPSGTIISASQANSLSTTSIKDKPVGLNFLRDCDSMSCTDTDSKISLRGFSILAPISLCLAAIFTYIFFGALVLYQLEGWSPVDGVYFCFMSLSTIGFGHLAPGVTQRNGASSGTVWFCSIYIITGLALTAMCFNVLHDEIVHRLRHHEKIMKATQKVLTPEFLQRS